Proteins encoded by one window of Blautia luti:
- the cobI gene encoding precorrin-2 C(20)-methyltransferase, translating into MRGILYGVGVGPGDPELMTLKAVRLIKENDIIAVPGAEVRETVAYKIAVQAVPELADKELLPIYMPMTHDKAELELNHEKGAKALEAALDTGKNVVFLTLGDPTIYSTFSYVQKRVEEDGYETRLVSGITSFCATAARLNIPLTEWNQPLHVQPAVHRLDSELDQPGTYVLMKSGKKMNQVKEILAKSGRNIRMVENCGMPDEHIYNSVEEIPDDAGYYSLIIAKEKAEKK; encoded by the coding sequence ATGAGAGGAATTTTATACGGAGTAGGAGTTGGCCCCGGAGATCCGGAACTTATGACATTAAAGGCAGTGCGCCTGATCAAAGAGAATGATATTATTGCAGTACCGGGCGCAGAGGTGCGTGAAACAGTTGCATATAAGATCGCAGTACAGGCAGTACCTGAGCTTGCAGACAAAGAACTCCTGCCAATCTATATGCCAATGACACACGATAAGGCAGAACTGGAACTGAACCATGAAAAAGGAGCCAAGGCGCTGGAAGCAGCACTTGATACAGGTAAGAATGTAGTATTTCTGACACTTGGAGATCCGACTATCTATTCAACATTTTCATATGTGCAGAAGAGAGTAGAAGAGGATGGATATGAGACAAGACTGGTAAGCGGTATCACTTCCTTCTGTGCAACAGCAGCACGCCTGAATATTCCGCTTACAGAGTGGAACCAGCCTCTTCATGTACAGCCTGCAGTTCACCGCCTTGACAGTGAACTGGATCAGCCGGGTACCTATGTGCTGATGAAATCCGGCAAAAAGATGAATCAGGTAAAGGAAATTCTGGCAAAAAGCGGACGCAATATCCGTATGGTGGAGAACTGTGGAATGCCGGATGAGCATATTTACAACAGTGTAGAAGAAATCCCGGATGATGCAGGTTATTATTCTCTGATCATTGCCAAGGAGAAGGCTGAAAAGAAATGA
- a CDS encoding alpha-L-fucosidase has protein sequence MYQFNRKEYEERMKWYQDARFGMFIHWGLYSIPARGEWVRSTEEMPEEEYLPFMKEFDARDYDPKQWAKEAKAAGMKYVVLTAKHHDGFCLFDSKYTDYKVTNTPAGRDLIKEYVEALREEGLKVGLYFTLLDWHHPDYPHYGDRIHPMRNHPECSNENRDFSRYIEYMYNQVEEVCTNYGKIDIMWFDFSYDDMRGEKWGATRLIDMVRRLQPGIIIDNRLEVSGEGRGSLYECDPTPYHGDFISPEQIIPPEGICDKEGNPMVWEACFTMNNNWGYCANDHYYKPASMLIKKLVECVSKGGNMILNVGPDAKGKFPKESSAILAEIGRWMDKNHDSIYGCAPAADIPKPDYGRITRNGNKYYVHIYENTLGPLPLIGFDKNKIVKVRALDDGHEVPISTLWVHSDYPDIAFVDLGPDPVLPDPVDYVLEVEMAE, from the coding sequence ATGTATCAGTTTAACAGAAAAGAATACGAAGAGCGTATGAAATGGTATCAGGATGCCCGTTTCGGAATGTTTATCCATTGGGGATTATATTCCATACCTGCAAGAGGAGAATGGGTGCGCAGTACAGAAGAGATGCCGGAAGAAGAATATCTTCCGTTTATGAAAGAGTTTGATGCCAGAGACTATGACCCGAAACAGTGGGCAAAAGAGGCGAAGGCAGCAGGTATGAAATACGTGGTGCTGACTGCGAAACACCATGATGGTTTCTGCTTATTTGACAGTAAATACACAGATTATAAAGTTACCAATACACCTGCAGGAAGAGATCTAATCAAAGAATATGTGGAAGCTCTTCGCGAAGAAGGTCTGAAAGTCGGTCTGTATTTCACCTTACTTGACTGGCATCATCCGGACTATCCTCATTACGGAGACCGCATCCATCCTATGAGAAACCATCCGGAATGCAGTAATGAAAACAGAGATTTTTCTCGTTATATAGAGTATATGTACAATCAGGTGGAAGAGGTCTGCACAAATTATGGAAAAATCGATATTATGTGGTTTGACTTTTCCTATGACGATATGCGAGGCGAGAAATGGGGAGCAACCAGACTGATAGATATGGTCCGCAGATTACAGCCGGGAATCATCATTGATAACCGTCTGGAAGTCAGTGGTGAGGGAAGAGGATCTCTGTATGAATGCGATCCGACACCGTATCATGGCGATTTTATAAGCCCGGAACAGATTATCCCGCCGGAAGGAATCTGTGACAAAGAAGGGAATCCGATGGTATGGGAAGCATGCTTCACCATGAACAACAACTGGGGATACTGTGCAAATGACCACTACTACAAACCGGCTTCCATGCTGATCAAGAAGCTGGTAGAATGTGTCTCCAAGGGCGGAAACATGATCCTGAACGTAGGTCCGGATGCAAAGGGCAAATTCCCGAAAGAATCCTCCGCGATCCTGGCGGAAATCGGACGCTGGATGGATAAGAACCATGACAGTATCTATGGATGCGCTCCGGCAGCAGATATCCCGAAACCGGATTACGGACGTATCACCAGAAATGGAAACAAGTATTATGTCCATATTTATGAGAATACATTAGGACCACTGCCGCTGATCGGATTTGACAAGAATAAGATTGTGAAAGTACGTGCCCTGGATGACGGACATGAAGTGCCAATTTCTACTTTATGGGTACACAGCGATTATCCGGATATCGCATTTGTTGACCTTGGTCCGGATCCTGTACTGCCGGATCCTGTAGACTATGTGCTGGAAGTGGAGATGGCTGAATAA
- a CDS encoding transglutaminase-like domain-containing protein, with protein sequence MAESKIFLQENKQRIERSYLEQAKSLPRVFEAIDRKLAECNEEVALACKYLYAFMPYSDIGNYPFEVFLDYAVNGVNLWKENPRIANMPEDIFLNYVLFHRVNEEEIAPCRTFFYSELAERTRGMDIKAAALEINYWCAQESAYHCTDDRTLSAISVYRRGIGRCGEKSVLTVNALRSAGVPSRQVYAPKWSHCDDNHAWVEIWSDGQWYFIGGGEPEQILNKGWFTNASSRAMMVHSRVFDTKVPDGEIIGKDGMVTMMNELKRYAITKQISVQVKDEEGKAVSGAAVSFEVMNYSEYAPVAEMKTDENGMAVLTTGLGSLHISVSICRDGQWLSADRLMDTSGEDVCEICLKTQDQGETVKETWNAVDMIAPHDAPVNTDMPTAEQKKIGNKRLAEANAYRERKLQNWSNPECAAFLNKKVQGIEEAAAFSFREKLLNVLSEKDRIDCTAEVLEEHLEYAVPYHGMMKEDTFVSYVLNPRVDDEVLQKYRKEIKERFSKEEKKELRENPVKIWELINAGIMSVPDKERASVITTPAGCLKTETGSFLSKKILFVAIARTLGIPARLNPNDRSMEYMDNGKFVSVLAKTEKNCSLVLHAEDDTVWKYFQNWSIARLENGRYVSLKLGDMLFEDGLLKLQLISGEYRIITSNRLPNGNIFAYEYHMEIAAGEMKDVEMKLREAKLEDMLENISMPEFSLKKEDGSEINASEITADGKHILMFLEEEEEPTEHILNEMMEQEEAFAGYADRIIFVVRSREALGTPTLAKTLAKMKNVQIYYDDFSEITNTLGRRMYVDPDKLPLIIVTSGSLNGIYATSGYNVGTGDMLLRLM encoded by the coding sequence ATGGCAGAGTCGAAAATTTTCTTACAGGAAAACAAACAGCGAATTGAGAGAAGTTACCTGGAGCAGGCGAAATCCCTGCCCCGGGTTTTTGAAGCCATAGACCGGAAACTGGCAGAGTGCAATGAGGAAGTGGCTTTGGCATGCAAATATCTTTATGCATTTATGCCATACAGTGATATCGGAAATTATCCATTTGAAGTGTTTCTGGATTATGCGGTGAATGGAGTGAATCTGTGGAAAGAAAATCCAAGGATCGCGAATATGCCGGAGGATATTTTTTTGAACTATGTGCTGTTTCACAGAGTTAATGAAGAGGAAATAGCACCTTGCAGAACATTCTTTTACAGTGAACTTGCAGAGAGAACCAGGGGGATGGACATTAAGGCTGCAGCACTGGAGATAAACTACTGGTGTGCACAGGAGTCTGCTTATCACTGTACAGATGACCGTACTTTATCAGCAATTTCTGTGTACAGAAGAGGAATTGGGAGATGCGGTGAGAAGTCAGTGCTTACTGTAAATGCGCTGAGAAGTGCAGGAGTACCTTCACGCCAGGTATATGCGCCGAAATGGTCTCATTGTGATGATAATCATGCATGGGTGGAAATCTGGAGTGACGGCCAGTGGTATTTTATCGGCGGAGGGGAACCGGAACAGATTTTGAATAAGGGATGGTTTACCAATGCTTCTTCAAGGGCCATGATGGTTCACTCGAGGGTATTTGATACGAAGGTACCGGATGGAGAGATCATTGGAAAAGATGGTATGGTAACCATGATGAATGAACTGAAAAGATATGCCATTACAAAACAAATTTCAGTTCAGGTTAAAGATGAAGAGGGAAAAGCAGTCAGCGGAGCAGCCGTTTCTTTTGAGGTGATGAATTATTCAGAATATGCGCCTGTAGCGGAAATGAAAACCGATGAAAATGGAATGGCGGTTCTGACAACGGGTCTGGGCAGTCTTCATATTTCTGTAAGTATCTGTCGAGACGGCCAGTGGCTTAGTGCTGACAGATTAATGGATACATCCGGCGAAGATGTGTGTGAAATCTGCCTGAAAACACAGGATCAGGGCGAAACTGTAAAGGAAACCTGGAATGCGGTAGATATGATCGCACCTCATGATGCTCCTGTTAATACAGATATGCCCACAGCAGAACAGAAAAAGATAGGAAATAAACGTCTGGCAGAGGCGAATGCCTACAGAGAGAGAAAACTTCAGAACTGGTCAAATCCGGAATGTGCTGCATTTCTGAATAAGAAAGTGCAGGGGATTGAAGAAGCTGCTGCATTTTCTTTCCGCGAAAAATTGCTGAATGTTCTGTCTGAAAAGGACAGAATAGACTGTACTGCAGAAGTGCTGGAAGAACATCTGGAATATGCAGTTCCATATCATGGAATGATGAAAGAAGATACATTTGTTTCCTATGTGCTGAATCCCAGAGTGGATGATGAGGTGCTGCAGAAATACAGAAAAGAAATAAAAGAACGTTTCTCCAAAGAAGAGAAAAAAGAATTAAGAGAAAATCCGGTGAAAATATGGGAGTTGATCAATGCAGGCATTATGTCTGTACCGGATAAGGAGCGTGCAAGTGTAATTACTACTCCGGCCGGATGTCTGAAAACAGAAACCGGCAGTTTCCTGTCAAAGAAGATCTTATTTGTGGCAATTGCCAGAACCCTGGGAATACCGGCACGTTTAAATCCGAATGACCGTTCCATGGAATATATGGACAATGGAAAGTTTGTATCTGTTCTTGCAAAGACAGAGAAGAATTGTTCTCTGGTTCTGCACGCAGAAGATGATACAGTCTGGAAATATTTCCAGAACTGGAGTATTGCCAGACTGGAAAATGGAAGATATGTATCATTGAAGCTGGGTGATATGCTGTTTGAGGATGGTTTATTAAAACTGCAGTTGATATCGGGAGAATACAGGATCATTACATCCAACAGACTTCCAAACGGAAATATTTTTGCGTATGAGTATCATATGGAAATCGCTGCCGGAGAGATGAAAGATGTTGAAATGAAGTTGAGAGAAGCGAAGCTGGAAGATATGCTGGAAAATATATCCATGCCGGAATTTTCTCTGAAAAAAGAGGATGGAAGTGAAATCAACGCTTCTGAAATAACGGCAGATGGCAAACATATTCTTATGTTCCTGGAAGAAGAGGAAGAGCCGACAGAGCACATCTTAAACGAGATGATGGAGCAGGAAGAAGCTTTCGCAGGATATGCAGACAGAATCATCTTTGTAGTGAGAAGCAGGGAGGCACTGGGTACACCTACTCTTGCGAAGACCCTTGCAAAGATGAAAAATGTACAGATTTATTATGATGATTTCTCAGAGATTACCAATACTCTGGGAAGACGTATGTATGTAGACCCGGACAAACTTCCGCTGATCATTGTGACAAGCGGTAGCCTGAATGGAATTTATGCAACAAGCGGTTATAATGTAGGAACCGGAGATATGCTGCTGAGATTGATGTAA
- a CDS encoding copper homeostasis protein CutC, which produces MKEYILETCVDSVESAMAAVQGGASRLELCSNLIIGGTTPGPWLFDEIRKRSDIRIHALIRPRFGDFCYTDAEFAMIKSAVQDFRKMGAEGVVIGILKPDGTLHMEQMKELMEAAGDMSVTLHRAFDVCVDPIETMEQAISLGINTILTSGQRNVCLQGAELLKELQERSRGRVTIQAGSGVNAEVIRQLYPMTGVKAYHMSGKRTIDSEMKYRKEGVNMGLPLLSEYEVWRTDEENIRAAKKVLEEL; this is translated from the coding sequence GTGAAAGAGTACATATTGGAGACTTGTGTGGATTCTGTGGAATCTGCAATGGCAGCAGTTCAGGGAGGTGCGAGCCGGCTGGAACTTTGCAGCAATCTGATCATCGGCGGTACTACTCCGGGACCGTGGCTTTTTGATGAAATACGAAAAAGATCAGATATCCGTATCCATGCACTGATACGTCCCAGGTTCGGGGATTTCTGCTATACAGATGCAGAATTTGCCATGATAAAAAGTGCAGTGCAGGATTTCAGGAAAATGGGAGCAGAAGGAGTTGTGATCGGAATCCTGAAACCGGACGGCACCTTACATATGGAACAGATGAAAGAACTGATGGAGGCAGCTGGGGATATGTCCGTAACCCTTCACAGAGCTTTCGATGTCTGTGTGGATCCGATAGAAACAATGGAACAGGCCATTTCGCTGGGAATCAATACGATTCTTACTTCAGGCCAGAGAAATGTATGTCTGCAGGGCGCAGAACTTCTGAAAGAGCTTCAGGAAAGAAGCCGGGGACGTGTTACTATTCAGGCAGGAAGCGGTGTCAATGCGGAAGTGATCCGCCAGTTATATCCGATGACAGGAGTCAAAGCCTATCATATGTCAGGCAAAAGAACCATTGACAGTGAGATGAAATACAGAAAAGAAGGCGTAAATATGGGCCTTCCGTTACTGAGCGAATATGAAGTGTGGAGAACGGATGAAGAGAATATCCGTGCTGCGAAGAAAGTTCTGGAGGAATTATAA
- a CDS encoding DeoR/GlpR family DNA-binding transcription regulator, whose protein sequence is MFTEERQGAIEKCLREKGKVRVKELSEKFQVTEDCIRKDLKTLENAGKLKRTYGGAILSQDYPLERDVVDRRNYHLDKKKTIAAKAFKLIKNNETIFLDISTTNIELAKLLAASDMRVVVVSNMIDILQILATNTAITAIGTGGTMYRTVNGFMGVAAIDVIKQYSFDRAFMGSCGVDMTDCTVTTLGVEDGLTKKSVLQSSRHKYVVMERDKFYFNDSYKFAHFDDISGIVTDEFPDETIVHALEIAGVRLI, encoded by the coding sequence ATGTTTACAGAAGAGAGACAAGGAGCAATCGAGAAATGCCTGCGGGAAAAGGGAAAAGTCCGCGTAAAGGAACTGAGCGAGAAGTTCCAGGTTACTGAGGACTGTATCCGCAAGGATCTGAAAACTCTTGAAAATGCAGGGAAACTGAAGCGAACCTACGGTGGAGCCATCCTTTCTCAGGATTATCCCCTGGAAAGAGATGTGGTGGACAGAAGAAATTACCATCTGGACAAAAAGAAGACCATTGCCGCCAAAGCCTTCAAATTGATAAAGAACAATGAAACGATCTTTCTGGATATTTCCACGACCAATATTGAACTTGCGAAACTGCTTGCGGCATCTGATATGCGCGTGGTGGTAGTGAGCAACATGATCGATATCCTGCAGATCCTGGCAACCAACACTGCGATCACAGCTATTGGTACGGGGGGTACCATGTATCGGACAGTTAACGGATTTATGGGGGTAGCTGCCATTGATGTGATCAAGCAGTACAGTTTTGACCGGGCGTTTATGGGAAGCTGCGGTGTGGATATGACAGACTGTACAGTGACGACTCTGGGGGTAGAGGATGGACTGACGAAGAAGTCTGTCCTGCAGAGCAGCAGACATAAATATGTTGTGATGGAGAGGGATAAATTTTATTTTAACGATTCTTATAAGTTTGCACATTTTGATGATATCAGTGGAATCGTGACAGATGAGTTCCCTGATGAAACGATCGTCCATGCACTGGAGATCGCAGGGGTAAGACTGATATAA
- a CDS encoding ABC transporter ATP-binding protein, whose amino-acid sequence MSEPLLSVKNMKKTFQANGGMFSKKKFVHAVNDVSFDIYPGETFSLVGESGCGKSTTGKLIDHLITPDSGEIWFEGKEISKLSEKEMRPLRSDIQMVFQDPYGSLNPRMKVQDLIGEPLLIHTNMSAGERLKKVHELLGTVGLSPSHGERYPHEFSGGQRQRIGIARALTVQPKLIIADEPVSALDVSIQAQVLNLLQQLQKDFNLTYLFISHDLSVVEMISDRIGVMYLGTIVETAPKKELYANPRHPYTRALLSAVPIPDPDVKKERITLKGDLPSPSNPPSGCLFHTRCPHCTEKCKTQVPTPVEIASGHVVKCHYPEFTE is encoded by the coding sequence GTGAGCGAGCCGTTATTATCAGTAAAGAATATGAAGAAAACATTCCAGGCAAACGGAGGAATGTTCAGCAAGAAGAAATTTGTCCATGCGGTAAATGATGTATCATTTGACATCTATCCAGGCGAGACTTTCTCTCTAGTAGGAGAATCCGGATGTGGTAAATCCACCACAGGTAAACTGATTGATCATCTGATCACACCGGATTCCGGCGAGATCTGGTTTGAGGGAAAAGAGATCTCCAAACTTTCCGAGAAAGAAATGCGTCCGTTGCGTTCTGACATTCAGATGGTTTTCCAGGATCCGTACGGTTCCCTGAACCCGAGAATGAAAGTCCAGGATCTGATCGGTGAGCCCCTTCTGATCCATACAAATATGAGCGCAGGAGAGCGCCTTAAGAAAGTACATGAACTTCTTGGTACCGTAGGTTTAAGCCCGTCTCACGGAGAACGTTATCCCCATGAATTCTCCGGCGGCCAGCGTCAGCGTATCGGAATCGCCAGAGCACTGACTGTACAGCCGAAGCTGATCATCGCAGATGAGCCGGTATCCGCTCTTGATGTTTCCATTCAGGCGCAGGTATTAAATCTTCTGCAGCAGTTACAGAAAGATTTCAATCTTACTTATCTGTTCATTTCTCATGACCTGAGTGTCGTTGAGATGATTTCTGACAGGATTGGTGTTATGTATCTCGGTACGATCGTGGAGACAGCTCCGAAGAAAGAACTGTATGCAAACCCGAGACATCCATATACAAGAGCACTTCTCTCCGCAGTTCCGATCCCGGATCCGGATGTGAAGAAAGAGCGTATCACTCTGAAAGGTGATCTTCCGAGCCCGAGTAATCCGCCAAGCGGCTGTCTGTTCCATACACGCTGCCCACACTGCACAGAGAAATGTAAGACACAGGTGCCGACACCTGTTGAAATCGCATCGGGTCATGTTGTAAAATGTCATTATCCGGAATTTACGGAATAA
- a CDS encoding ABC transporter ATP-binding protein: protein MAEKLLEVKNLRTEFKRDKTWVTAVNNVSFSIKPGEILGLVGESGCGKSVTSLSIMKLLARNSKISNGEILLNGKDLLKEDKKGMRKIRGREVAMIFQEPMNSLNPCMRIEKQLTEAILLHNNFSKEEAHNRAFEVLKSVGIPEPDMTLKSYPHQLSGGMCQRVMIAMAMSCEPELLIADEPTTALDVTIQAQILELMEDIRAKKNTGILMITHDLGVVAEMCSRVVVMYAGRIVEEAPVHELFADPKHPYTQGLIGSVPKLGSGVESLPSIPGSVPDLSVMPKGCKFAPRCKYAMDICHQQEPELENINEAGTRKCRCHLLHKTGKEA from the coding sequence ATGGCAGAAAAATTATTAGAAGTAAAGAACCTCCGCACGGAGTTTAAAAGAGATAAAACATGGGTGACAGCAGTCAATAATGTAAGCTTCTCAATTAAGCCGGGTGAGATCCTTGGTCTGGTAGGAGAGTCCGGATGTGGTAAATCAGTAACATCCCTTTCCATTATGAAACTTCTGGCACGTAACAGTAAGATTTCCAACGGTGAGATCCTGCTTAACGGCAAGGACCTCCTGAAAGAGGACAAGAAAGGCATGAGAAAGATCAGAGGCCGTGAGGTTGCCATGATCTTCCAGGAGCCTATGAACTCTCTGAATCCATGTATGAGAATTGAGAAACAGCTGACAGAAGCAATCCTGCTTCACAATAATTTCTCAAAAGAAGAAGCACACAACAGAGCATTTGAAGTTCTGAAATCCGTAGGTATTCCTGAACCGGATATGACATTAAAGAGCTATCCCCATCAGCTCTCCGGCGGTATGTGCCAGCGTGTTATGATCGCGATGGCAATGTCCTGCGAGCCGGAACTTCTCATCGCAGATGAGCCGACTACAGCCCTTGACGTTACTATTCAGGCACAGATCCTGGAATTGATGGAGGACATCAGAGCTAAGAAAAACACAGGTATTCTGATGATCACACATGACCTTGGTGTTGTTGCGGAAATGTGTTCCAGAGTCGTTGTTATGTATGCAGGCCGAATCGTAGAAGAAGCACCTGTACATGAGCTGTTCGCAGACCCGAAGCATCCATATACCCAGGGTCTGATAGGTTCTGTACCGAAGCTTGGAAGCGGCGTAGAATCCCTGCCATCCATTCCTGGAAGCGTACCGGATCTGTCCGTAATGCCAAAAGGATGTAAATTCGCACCGAGATGTAAATATGCGATGGACATCTGCCACCAGCAGGAGCCGGAGCTTGAGAACATCAACGAAGCAGGCACCAGAAAATGCAGATGTCATCTGCTGCACAAAACCGGAAAGGAGGCGTAA
- a CDS encoding ABC transporter permease produces the protein MADKNTTSNINLAAAEELPKAQSKFKEFVKKFMKRKTAVVSLIFILFIILMAIIGPYVVPYDPQAPDYTAMMQGPSAAHIWGTNEYGQDVFSRLMVGTRLSLTCALTATIIGTAIGVVLGLIAGFYGGIIDSLIMRCCDVLFAFPDILLAIAVVAIIGQGMVNVMIAVAVFTVPSFARIIRSATISVKQAPYVEVARSLGCSNMRILFVHIFPGTIQSMIVNFTMRVGTAILAASSLSFLGFGANVTEPDWGAMLSTGRNYLNTAPHMVLFPGILIFLTVLAFNLLGDGLRDTLDPKMN, from the coding sequence ATGGCAGATAAGAACACAACATCAAACATCAACCTTGCTGCTGCCGAAGAACTCCCTAAGGCACAGAGCAAGTTCAAAGAATTTGTCAAGAAATTCATGAAGAGAAAAACAGCAGTGGTTTCTCTGATCTTTATACTTTTTATTATCCTGATGGCGATCATCGGACCGTATGTAGTCCCGTATGATCCACAGGCACCGGATTACACAGCTATGATGCAGGGACCAAGCGCAGCCCACATCTGGGGAACCAATGAATACGGACAGGACGTTTTCTCCCGTCTGATGGTTGGTACCAGACTTTCCCTGACATGTGCGCTGACAGCTACTATCATTGGTACAGCCATCGGTGTTGTACTTGGACTGATCGCAGGTTTCTACGGCGGAATTATTGATTCCCTGATCATGAGATGCTGTGACGTACTTTTCGCTTTCCCTGATATCCTGCTGGCTATCGCAGTCGTTGCCATCATCGGACAGGGTATGGTAAACGTTATGATCGCGGTTGCGGTATTTACTGTGCCGTCTTTCGCACGAATCATACGAAGCGCGACCATTTCCGTAAAACAGGCTCCTTATGTAGAGGTTGCCCGCTCCCTGGGATGTTCCAATATGCGAATCCTGTTTGTACACATTTTCCCTGGTACCATTCAGTCTATGATCGTTAACTTTACCATGCGTGTAGGTACTGCGATCCTTGCAGCATCATCCTTAAGTTTCCTGGGATTTGGTGCAAATGTTACAGAGCCTGACTGGGGTGCCATGCTTTCCACAGGACGTAACTATCTGAACACAGCTCCTCACATGGTACTGTTCCCTGGTATTCTGATCTTCCTTACAGTTCTGGCATTCAACTTGCTGGGCGATGGTCTCAGAGATACCCTGGATCCAAAGATGAACTAG
- a CDS encoding ABC transporter permease, with translation MGRYLGKRLVSTIPLLLVISFVVFMFIHMIPGDPARMIAGQDATKEDVAVVREQLGLDEPLLVQYGKYMKGLFTGDLGDSIKNGKTVVETIAPRLKPTIMLTFSSMIWAAIIGIAIGIIAAVFHGRILDYVGMLIAIAGISVPSFWLGLELIQLFSVSLGWLPTSGLETWKSYILPSLTMGAGIMAILARFSRSSMLETMREDYVRTARAKGLSESLVVMRHAFKNSLIEIVTVAGLQIGGLLSGSVMAETVFSIPGLGRLLVDSIQFRDYKVVQALLLFFATEYILINLIVDILYGVINPRVRYE, from the coding sequence ATGGGACGTTATTTAGGTAAACGTTTAGTAAGCACAATTCCGCTGCTTCTGGTTATCTCATTCGTAGTATTTATGTTTATCCATATGATTCCTGGTGATCCGGCACGAATGATTGCCGGTCAGGATGCAACAAAGGAAGATGTAGCAGTTGTACGTGAACAGCTGGGACTGGATGAACCATTACTGGTGCAGTATGGTAAATACATGAAAGGTCTTTTCACAGGAGATCTGGGAGACTCAATCAAAAACGGTAAAACAGTAGTAGAAACAATCGCACCAAGACTGAAACCAACGATTATGCTGACATTTTCATCTATGATCTGGGCAGCGATCATCGGTATCGCCATCGGTATCATTGCAGCCGTATTCCATGGCAGGATTCTTGACTATGTAGGCATGCTCATAGCAATTGCAGGTATATCTGTTCCAAGTTTCTGGTTAGGTCTGGAATTGATCCAGCTTTTTTCAGTAAGCCTGGGATGGCTTCCGACCAGTGGTCTGGAGACCTGGAAGAGCTATATTCTTCCATCACTTACAATGGGAGCCGGAATCATGGCGATCCTTGCCCGATTCTCCAGATCTTCCATGCTTGAGACCATGCGTGAGGACTATGTGCGTACAGCACGTGCCAAAGGTCTCTCTGAATCACTGGTAGTTATGCGCCATGCATTCAAGAATTCTCTGATCGAGATCGTAACAGTAGCCGGACTTCAGATCGGTGGTCTTCTTTCCGGATCAGTTATGGCAGAGACCGTATTCTCTATTCCTGGACTTGGACGTCTTCTGGTAGATTCCATTCAGTTCAGAGATTACAAGGTTGTACAGGCACTGCTTCTATTCTTTGCTACAGAGTACATCCTGATCAACCTGATCGTAGATATTCTTTATGGTGTAATTAACCCACGTGTACGTTATGAGTAA